The DNA region ATTAAATTTGAATAATTCAAAAGACGTAACATTGTACCAAACGGATCAATATTTGCAACCATTATGCGCTATTTATACAAAAAATGCGCTAGATACAATCATTCAACAAGTGTTGTCCGATGAAATAAAACATTATAGTTTAAAAAGTATTATTCAATCCTTAAATACAGAATTTGTACAATCCGAAATTACTTCCGAGTTCCAAAATTTCAATACTATTGAAGAATTTAAAAATCTTCTTTAATCATTATCTGTTTTAACAATCAACTCGACTAACTGAAAGCAACTACGAGCAGGTTTCTTTTCATCGGGTACAATTATTCTTAAGGGTCCCTTTTCTTTTGGCAAAACTTTTCCGTCCATTTCGTCTGCAATAATAACCACTCGGTCTGTAAAATTAGAATCTAGTTCAGCTAAGGAAAACAATACTTTATAACCATCAGCACATTTTGCAATTACATATTTTGATAAATTTTTTCCACGCAAATTAGTGCCCATCGTAGCGCCAGCTTTTGTTAAAATAGACTGTATAGAATAACCACCATAAACGTGTTTATTACCAACTTTGTCTATAAAATTTACCTCTATTTTAGGAAATAAATGTAGATTTTCCAATGTCAAAGTTTGAGGTATTAAAACATCACCAGATACTTTCAATAAAAAATTTTGTTGACTAAAACTTGTAATACTAATAAATATTAAAACAAGTAATATAGATAGCGTTTTTTTCATAATCAAAGATATTAGAATAACTTAAATAAAAACTACTGTACCATAAAAATAAATTACAATAACTGCAACATACAATAAAAGTAAAAAAAATGACAATTTTAATAGATGTTGAATAGAAATTATTATCTACCGACAAATTGAAAATGCATTTTCTTTATCTATACATCTATTAACTATCTTATTATACAGTAAGTTTTTATATGTGATATGATTAAGAAATGAACAAAAAGTACAATTTTAAAATCTATAAAATGGTAATGCAGCAAATTAAAAATGTGGAAGTATTTATTCGTAAATATAGTCACTCAAAGTGATCATTTATTAATGGGGGGAAATCTGTCATAGCTTAAATAAATTTTACTAAAATAATATAGCCTGAAATATTAAAAAATGGAAGGGACGCTCCTTTTAAATGAACTATACATTTTTCAATAGATAATTTATTAGTTAGTTTTTTGCATCAAATACTAGTAAAACCCACCCAAAAAAGCAATTTATTTATGCTTTCAAATATTGAAAATGATTCACTATAGTTCGTTTTTGCATATTAAAACTACTATGAATGGTGCTTTTGTCACTGTTGGAGTATAAACGCAAGCAATGCTTTTCTAATTTTCTTATTCAAGAAATTCTTTTATTATAGATATGATTGTTCCATATGTTCTATAAATATACTAAATAATCCCGCTTACGTTATATTTCTATACATAAGATTGATTATCCACTTATTTATCTTTTTTCAATTGAATTATCAAATAGCTACAATAGATGTTTGCGTTAACAATATACCATAGTCTCAAGTCTTTTAGTAGTGGTGATATAAATTGATTTTAAGCCTGATTATAAAATAAATAATCAGGCTTAAAATTAATTTATGATAAAAAATTAATTAAATGCGGCTTTCAAAGCTTCTGCGGCTTTAGCTGGATCAGCTGCACTATAGATAGCACCACCAGCAACTGCTACTTCAGCACCTGCGGCTAACACATCTTTAATACTGTTTGCATTAACACCACCAGCAATGGAAAATGGAACACCAGCTTCAATACCTTCATTGATTAATGTTTGAATAGAATATCCAGGCAATGCTTGTTCGTCCAAACCTGCATGTAATTCAACAAAAGCAACCCCCATTGCAGACACTTCTTTCGCTCTTTGTACTCGATTTTTAACACCGATGGTATCAACTACTACTTTTTTACCTAATTTATTTGCTGCGGCAACAGCTCCTTTGATTGTAGCATCATCTACAGTACCCATAACAGTTACTAAATCTGCACCAGCATTGAATGCCATTTCAGCTTCTAATGCCCCAGTATCGGCTGTTTTCATATCAGCAAATACTAATTTATCAGGGTGCGCTGCTTTCATAGCTGTTACAACTTTCAAACCTTCTTGTTTGATCAACGGAGTACCTAATTCTATAATATCCACATATGGAGCGACTTTTGCTGCTAATTCTAATGCAGCTTCTGTAGAAAGCAAATCAATTGCTACTTGTAATTTTGCCATGATTGTTTTATTTAATATTTATTTAATTATTCTAGATTGGCGTGTTTGGGCCATAGTTCTTCTTTTGTTTTACCTGAGTTTTCCCATAAAACAGAAAATATAGCATCTAATACAAATAATGTACTTTGTTCAAATAAACTACCTGCATATTGTTGAGATATATTTTCCGAAAAATCTGTTTTTTGTGCAGCGGGAATTTGAATTATATGGTTGGCTATTTCTGCTAATGGATTGTCCTTATTAGTAGTGATTGCCAAAATTTTAGTATTTACTTTTTTTGCCTTTTCGGCAGCAATTAAAACTGTACTAGTTGTTCCTGAACCTGAAGCAACTATTAATATATCATTTTCCAATATTGCTGGAGTTACTATTTCACCAACTACAAAAACATTCAATCCTAAATGCATAAAACGCATAGCCGCCATTTTTAATGCAAGTCCACTCCTACCAGTTCCCATGAAAAAAATACGGTTTGCTGATACCATTGCATTTTTGGCAAGGTTCAATTCTACTTCAGAAACATTCAACAAAACTTGTCGATTTTCAATTAATATATCTTGTATTTTATTTAAAATATTTTGCTTTTGTGACATCTATCCATGTTTAACATTGCAAAAGTAAAATAGAATAACAGGGAATGTAAAGACAATAATTGCAATAGATAGCATAATAATAGCACGAAAAACTGTCCCCAAAAAAAAGTTGTAAATTTGTAATTGTAATGTGTTTGATATGAAAGATTCAATTTTAAATATTCCAATAAACTATGTAAATACTGAGCCTGCGGACAATAAGCGTAGTTTCGGTATGGAATCTTTTGAATTATCCGTATTGGAAACATTTGAAACAACTACAATAA from Rhizosphaericola mali includes:
- the hxlA gene encoding 3-hexulose-6-phosphate synthase, yielding MAKLQVAIDLLSTEAALELAAKVAPYVDIIELGTPLIKQEGLKVVTAMKAAHPDKLVFADMKTADTGALEAEMAFNAGADLVTVMGTVDDATIKGAVAAANKLGKKVVVDTIGVKNRVQRAKEVSAMGVAFVELHAGLDEQALPGYSIQTLINEGIEAGVPFSIAGGVNANSIKDVLAAGAEVAVAGGAIYSAADPAKAAEALKAAFN
- a CDS encoding molybdopterin-dependent oxidoreductase, translating into MKKTLSILLVLIFISITSFSQQNFLLKVSGDVLIPQTLTLENLHLFPKIEVNFIDKVGNKHVYGGYSIQSILTKAGATMGTNLRGKNLSKYVIAKCADGYKVLFSLAELDSNFTDRVVIIADEMDGKVLPKEKGPLRIIVPDEKKPARSCFQLVELIVKTDND
- the hxlB gene encoding 6-phospho-3-hexuloisomerase, which translates into the protein MSQKQNILNKIQDILIENRQVLLNVSEVELNLAKNAMVSANRIFFMGTGRSGLALKMAAMRFMHLGLNVFVVGEIVTPAILENDILIVASGSGTTSTVLIAAEKAKKVNTKILAITTNKDNPLAEIANHIIQIPAAQKTDFSENISQQYAGSLFEQSTLFVLDAIFSVLWENSGKTKEELWPKHANLE